A single Nicotiana tabacum cultivar K326 chromosome 5, ASM71507v2, whole genome shotgun sequence DNA region contains:
- the LOC107822505 gene encoding putative protein phosphatase 2C 23, with protein sequence MGNGMGKLKLCFAGDVGEISKRHHDIAVNLSDHLDDVGLGHSFCYIRPDPSFSDESSSSSSSSSSTNSSQTTVFRTISGASISANASTPLSTALFDFYTYTDISSSAFESSPLFSSIPLQPIPRRSVASIRSGPISRVSCSGSGPTERGFVSGPIERGYLVRSLRKVLSSSFLGIEEMSFIEKKNKINLADDVEGNVQWAQGKAGEDRVHIVVSEEHGWVFVGIYDGFNGPDATDFLLNNLYSNVIKELKRFPWNDKLEISEDSTGNDIVRLVHQSQEFDEKLNNLGTNGDAGIDQFDILKALSEALRKTEASYLEMADMMLKENPELALMGSCVLVMLLNGKDVYFMNVGDSRALLAQNPESDPFDSKLGRINEESLNLNSIDALCRVESNLTSCQLTMDHTTSDKEEVLRIRSDHPDDVSVIKNDRVKGSLKVTRAFGAGYLKEAKWNNALLEMFRINYIGNSPYINCLPSLYHHKLGPRDRFLILSSDGLYQYFTNEEAVSEVENFMSIFPEGDPSQHLVEEVLFRAAKKAGMNFHELLDIPPGDRRQYHDDVSIIIISFEGKLWRSSA encoded by the exons ATGGGTAATGGGATGGGAAAATTGAAGCTTTGTTTCGCCGGAGATGTTGGAGAAATCTCGAAAAGACACCACGATATCGCCGTGAATCTCTCCGATCATCTCGACGACGTCGGTTTAGGCCATTCATTTTGCTACATCCGGCCAGACCCTTCTTTCTCCGATgaatcctcctcctcctcctcctcctcctcctctactaaCAGCAGCCAAACGACGGTGTTTCGCACCATCTCCGGCGCTTCCATATCGGCTAACGCTTCCACACCTCTCTCTACTGCACTTTTCGACTTCTACACTTATACTGACATATCGTCTTCAGCTTTCGAAAGCTCACCTTTATTCTCTTCTATTCCTCTTCAACCTATCCCCCGAAGATCAGTAGCCTCTATTCGGTCGGGCCCGATCTCCCGAGTTTCTTGCTCGGGCTCTGGCCCAACCGAGAGGGGATTTGTCTCTGGCCCAATCGAGCGGGGCTATTTAGTTAGAAGTTTGAGGAAAGTTTTGTCAAGCTCCTTTCTGGGGATTGAAGAAATGAGTTTTAtagagaagaagaataaaattaaTTTGGCTGATGACGTTGAGGGAAATGTACAGTGGGCTCAGGGAAAAGCAGGGGAAGACAGAGTACATATAGTGGTTTCTGAAGAACATGGTTGGGTTTTTGTTGGGATTTATGATGGATTTAATGGGCCTGATGCTACAGATTTTCTGTTAAACAATCTCTATTCAAATGTCATCAAAGAGCTCAAGAGATTTCCTTGGAATGACAAGTTAGAAATTTCTGAGGATTCGACGGGTAATGACATTGTTCGATTGGTACATCAGAGTCAAGAATTTGATGAGAAGTTGAACAATTTGGGAACAAATGGAGATGCGGGTATTGACCAATTCGATATCTTGAAGGCGTTATCAGAGGCGTTAAGGAAAACTGAGGCGTCATATTTGGAGATGGCTGATATGATGCTAAAGGAGAATCCTGAGTTGGCTTTAATGGGATCTTGTGTTTTagtaatgttgttgaatggtaaGGATGTTTACTTCATGAATGTTGGAGATAGTAGAGCACTTTTAGCTCAAAATCCTGAATCCGATCCTTTTGATAGCAAATTGGGACGGATAAACGAGGAAAGTCTAAATCTAAACAGCATTGATGCACTATGTAGAGTTGAATCTAATCTTACTTCTTGTCAACTCACCATGGATCATACCACATCTGATAAAGAG GAAGTTCTCAGGATTAGAAGTGATCATCCTGATGATGTTTCTGTAATTAAAAATGATAGAGTGAAGGGTTCCCTGAAAGTTACTCGAGCTTTCGGGGCAGGTTATCTCAAAGAG GCCAAATGGAACAATGCACTACTAGAGATGTTCAGAATTAACTATATTGGAAATTCCCCTTACATCAACTGTTTGCCATCACTTTACCACCATAAGCTTGGTCCTAGAGACAGATTTTTGATCTTATCTTCTGATGGACTTTACCAATACTTCACCAACGAAGAAGCAGTCTCTGAAGTTGAAAACTTCATGTCTATATTCCCTGAGGGAGATCCATCTCAGCATCTTGT